The Zingiber officinale cultivar Zhangliang chromosome 10A, Zo_v1.1, whole genome shotgun sequence genome contains a region encoding:
- the LOC122028079 gene encoding beta-arabinofuranosyltransferase RAY1-like isoform X2 — protein sequence MPLIVAAAAAASAKASSASSSIIANGDLANLSTPTRLRRHRRHLPFKGMPCLLSSFGCVCLLFFAFNASIYFVLNERLNEKRLRLEVSDAAHLDRPKIVIFAAPRPFASGKPSLVDARQDAAVRSWLALSPDVSVVLFAQHPSIFVFARSLGPRAVVDSSIDFTFMGIPFFHSMVARSHTFHSGVSVLMDAETILLPDFLSVLYYAQTLKQDWFIIAKPHYVSYLPLQLVGTRKHWFQKDGEMVDVDKEYLIKKQNYSHGERLIMAWNKGVVPLHAGIIPPFLYGEGLHNEWLANEVLSSDFRIVIDSSMVLSSIYPESFGQLASNLTTIADNEEEINWRRRGNLQLSALYGSLSFPQTNLLNKPLKVVKCFSKYYLVDQLKGTIYFSQVSVGLKTYSNYAPKNVLLFSRIMYLWRYKQLDVCLKNKDASDMLYQFSPMMLNESTPQKSSELQLPWSLESLLRLIADKDNSVVLAVAGDNYRDMLMSWVCRLRHLAVKNFLVCALDSEIYRFSILQGLPVFKDPLAPSNITFNDCHFGTECFQRVTKVKSRIVLQILRLGYNVLMSDVDVYWFSNPLPHLLSFGHATLVAQSDEYNETVPINLPRRLNSGFYFARSDSATIAAMDMVVRHALSSNLSEQPSFYDVLCGEGGANRVDSDKCREPSTNVTVVFLDRNLYPNGAYKHLWEEQDVKASCLKLGCVVLHNNWINGRKNKLERQMSSGLWEYDPSSRMCLQQWHNVTK from the exons ATGCCTCTCATTGTTGCAGCAGCAGCAGCCGCCTCCGCCAAGGCGAGTTCTGCTTCTTCATCGATCATCGCAAATGGCGACCTTGCTAACCTCTCCACCCCCACTCGCCTCCGCCGCCACCGGCGACACCTTCCTTTCAAG GGCATGCCATGCTTGCTTTCGAGTTTTGGATGCGTCTGCCTCCTCTTCTTCGCGTTCAACGCTTCGATCTACTTCGTCCTAAACGAGCGCCTAAACGAGAAGCGACTACGTCTTGAGGTAAGTGATGCTGCTCACCTCGATCGCCCCAAAATAGTCATATTTGCTGCGCCGCGGCCGTTCGCCAGCGGCAAGCCGAGTTTGGTGGACGCCAGACAGGACGCGGCGGTTCGATCGTGGCTGGCCCTCTCTCCGGACGTCTCTGTCGTCCTTTTCGCCCAGCACCCTTCCATCTTTGTCTTTGCCCGCTCCCTGGGACCGCGGGCGGTGGTTGATTCTTCCATCGATTTCAC GTTCATGGGGATTCCTTTTTTTCATTCCATGGTTGCTAGATCACATACTTTTCATTCTGGAGTTTCTGTTCTTATGGATGCTGAGACGATTCTCCTACCTGACTTCCTTAGTGTTTTATATTACGCCCAGACTCTAAAGCAAGATTGGTTCATCATTGCCAAACCTCATTACGTTTCCTATTTACCTCTTCAATTAGTAGGTACCAGGAAGCATTGGTTTCAAAAGGATGGTGAAATGGTGGATGTCGATAAG GAATATCTGATTAAGAAACAGAATTATTCTCATGGAGAGAGATTAATTATGGCATGGAACAAAGGGGTTGTACCTCTTCATGCTGGGATTATCCCCCCTTTCCTATATGGCGAAGGACTTCATAACGAATGGCTTGCAAATGAGGTGTTGTCTTCAGATTTTAGAATAGTCATCGATTCAAGCATGGTGCTTTCTAGTATTTATCCTGAAAGTTTTGGTCAATTGGCTAGCAATCTCACCACGATCGCTGATAATGAAGAAGAAATAAATTGGAGGCGTAGAGGAAATCTTCAACTTTCAGCATTGTATGGATCCCTCTCTTTCCCACAAACTAACCTTCTTAACAAGCCTCTTAAAGTTGTGAAGTGTTTTAGCAAATATTATTTGGTCGATCAATTAAAGGGCACTATTTATTTTTCACAAGTGTCGGTTGGTCTCAAAACATATAGCAATTATGCTCCCAAAAATGTTCTGTTATTCTCAAGGATTATGTACTTGTGGAGATATAAGCAGCTAGATGTTTGTTTGAAGAATAAGGATGCGTCGGACATGTTGTATCAATTTTCTCCAATGATGCTTAATGAATCTACTCCACAAAAGTCGTCCGAGCTTCAGTTGCCATGGTCACTCGAATCACTCCTTCGACTTATTGCTGACAAGGACAACTCAGTTGTCCTTGCAGTTGCTGGAGACAATTACAGAGACATGCTTATGAGCTGGGTATGTCGTTTACGGCATCTGGCTGTGAAAAATTTCCTAGTGTGTGCTCTTGATTCTGAAATTTATCGTTTCTCAATACTGCAG GGACTACCGGTGTTCAAGGATCCACTTGCTCCAAGCAATATCACTTTCAATGACTGCCACTTCGGTACTGAATGCTTCCAAAGAGTGACCAAGGTGAAATCCAGAATTGTACTGCAGATATTGAGACTTGGATACAATGTGCTAATGAGTGATGTCGATGTCTATTGGTTTAGTAATCCGCTGCCGCATCTTCTGTCATTTGGTCATGCGACACTGGTTGCACAATCTGATGAATACAATGAAACAG TGCCTATAAACCTGCCTAGGAGGTTGAACTCCGGCTTTTACTTTGCTCGTTCTGATTCAGCTACAATTGCTGCAATGGACATGGTGGTCAgacatgcactaagttcaaatcTGTCGGAACAGCCAAGTTTCTATGATGTTTTGTGCGGTGAAGGTGGTGCCAACCGCGTGGACAGCGACAAATGCAGAGAGCCCAGCACCAACGTCACTGTGGTTTTCCTCGACAGGAATTTGTACCCGAATGGAGCTTACAAACACTTGTGGGAAGAGCAGGATGTTAAAGCTTCCTGCTTGAAGTTGGGGTGTGTTGTACTTCATAACAACTGGATCAATGGAAGAAAGAACAAGTTGGAGCGGCAAATGTCGTCCGGCCTTTGGGAATACGATCCAAGCTCACGGATGTGCTTGCAGCAGTGGCACAATGTCACAAAGTAG
- the LOC122028079 gene encoding beta-arabinofuranosyltransferase RAY1-like isoform X1: protein MPLIVAAAAAASAKASSASSSIIANGDLANLSTPTRLRRHRRHLPFKGMPCLLSSFGCVCLLFFAFNASIYFVLNERLNEKRLRLEVSDAAHLDRPKIVIFAAPRPFASGKPSLVDARQDAAVRSWLALSPDVSVVLFAQHPSIFVFARSLGPRAVVDSSIDFTFMGIPFFHSMVARSHTFHSGVSVLMDAETILLPDFLSVLYYAQTLKQDWFIIAKPHYVSYLPLQLVGTRKHWFQKDGEMVDVDKLQEYLIKKQNYSHGERLIMAWNKGVVPLHAGIIPPFLYGEGLHNEWLANEVLSSDFRIVIDSSMVLSSIYPESFGQLASNLTTIADNEEEINWRRRGNLQLSALYGSLSFPQTNLLNKPLKVVKCFSKYYLVDQLKGTIYFSQVSVGLKTYSNYAPKNVLLFSRIMYLWRYKQLDVCLKNKDASDMLYQFSPMMLNESTPQKSSELQLPWSLESLLRLIADKDNSVVLAVAGDNYRDMLMSWVCRLRHLAVKNFLVCALDSEIYRFSILQGLPVFKDPLAPSNITFNDCHFGTECFQRVTKVKSRIVLQILRLGYNVLMSDVDVYWFSNPLPHLLSFGHATLVAQSDEYNETVPINLPRRLNSGFYFARSDSATIAAMDMVVRHALSSNLSEQPSFYDVLCGEGGANRVDSDKCREPSTNVTVVFLDRNLYPNGAYKHLWEEQDVKASCLKLGCVVLHNNWINGRKNKLERQMSSGLWEYDPSSRMCLQQWHNVTK from the exons ATGCCTCTCATTGTTGCAGCAGCAGCAGCCGCCTCCGCCAAGGCGAGTTCTGCTTCTTCATCGATCATCGCAAATGGCGACCTTGCTAACCTCTCCACCCCCACTCGCCTCCGCCGCCACCGGCGACACCTTCCTTTCAAG GGCATGCCATGCTTGCTTTCGAGTTTTGGATGCGTCTGCCTCCTCTTCTTCGCGTTCAACGCTTCGATCTACTTCGTCCTAAACGAGCGCCTAAACGAGAAGCGACTACGTCTTGAGGTAAGTGATGCTGCTCACCTCGATCGCCCCAAAATAGTCATATTTGCTGCGCCGCGGCCGTTCGCCAGCGGCAAGCCGAGTTTGGTGGACGCCAGACAGGACGCGGCGGTTCGATCGTGGCTGGCCCTCTCTCCGGACGTCTCTGTCGTCCTTTTCGCCCAGCACCCTTCCATCTTTGTCTTTGCCCGCTCCCTGGGACCGCGGGCGGTGGTTGATTCTTCCATCGATTTCAC GTTCATGGGGATTCCTTTTTTTCATTCCATGGTTGCTAGATCACATACTTTTCATTCTGGAGTTTCTGTTCTTATGGATGCTGAGACGATTCTCCTACCTGACTTCCTTAGTGTTTTATATTACGCCCAGACTCTAAAGCAAGATTGGTTCATCATTGCCAAACCTCATTACGTTTCCTATTTACCTCTTCAATTAGTAGGTACCAGGAAGCATTGGTTTCAAAAGGATGGTGAAATGGTGGATGTCGATAAG TTGCAGGAATATCTGATTAAGAAACAGAATTATTCTCATGGAGAGAGATTAATTATGGCATGGAACAAAGGGGTTGTACCTCTTCATGCTGGGATTATCCCCCCTTTCCTATATGGCGAAGGACTTCATAACGAATGGCTTGCAAATGAGGTGTTGTCTTCAGATTTTAGAATAGTCATCGATTCAAGCATGGTGCTTTCTAGTATTTATCCTGAAAGTTTTGGTCAATTGGCTAGCAATCTCACCACGATCGCTGATAATGAAGAAGAAATAAATTGGAGGCGTAGAGGAAATCTTCAACTTTCAGCATTGTATGGATCCCTCTCTTTCCCACAAACTAACCTTCTTAACAAGCCTCTTAAAGTTGTGAAGTGTTTTAGCAAATATTATTTGGTCGATCAATTAAAGGGCACTATTTATTTTTCACAAGTGTCGGTTGGTCTCAAAACATATAGCAATTATGCTCCCAAAAATGTTCTGTTATTCTCAAGGATTATGTACTTGTGGAGATATAAGCAGCTAGATGTTTGTTTGAAGAATAAGGATGCGTCGGACATGTTGTATCAATTTTCTCCAATGATGCTTAATGAATCTACTCCACAAAAGTCGTCCGAGCTTCAGTTGCCATGGTCACTCGAATCACTCCTTCGACTTATTGCTGACAAGGACAACTCAGTTGTCCTTGCAGTTGCTGGAGACAATTACAGAGACATGCTTATGAGCTGGGTATGTCGTTTACGGCATCTGGCTGTGAAAAATTTCCTAGTGTGTGCTCTTGATTCTGAAATTTATCGTTTCTCAATACTGCAG GGACTACCGGTGTTCAAGGATCCACTTGCTCCAAGCAATATCACTTTCAATGACTGCCACTTCGGTACTGAATGCTTCCAAAGAGTGACCAAGGTGAAATCCAGAATTGTACTGCAGATATTGAGACTTGGATACAATGTGCTAATGAGTGATGTCGATGTCTATTGGTTTAGTAATCCGCTGCCGCATCTTCTGTCATTTGGTCATGCGACACTGGTTGCACAATCTGATGAATACAATGAAACAG TGCCTATAAACCTGCCTAGGAGGTTGAACTCCGGCTTTTACTTTGCTCGTTCTGATTCAGCTACAATTGCTGCAATGGACATGGTGGTCAgacatgcactaagttcaaatcTGTCGGAACAGCCAAGTTTCTATGATGTTTTGTGCGGTGAAGGTGGTGCCAACCGCGTGGACAGCGACAAATGCAGAGAGCCCAGCACCAACGTCACTGTGGTTTTCCTCGACAGGAATTTGTACCCGAATGGAGCTTACAAACACTTGTGGGAAGAGCAGGATGTTAAAGCTTCCTGCTTGAAGTTGGGGTGTGTTGTACTTCATAACAACTGGATCAATGGAAGAAAGAACAAGTTGGAGCGGCAAATGTCGTCCGGCCTTTGGGAATACGATCCAAGCTCACGGATGTGCTTGCAGCAGTGGCACAATGTCACAAAGTAG